In Rosa chinensis cultivar Old Blush chromosome 1, RchiOBHm-V2, whole genome shotgun sequence, a genomic segment contains:
- the LOC112181552 gene encoding uclacyanin-2, whose protein sequence is MALAIAFLILMVAAPAAVYGAEHTVGDTQGWNQGVNYDTWASGKTFTVGDTLVFNYDSSHKVDEVNLADYNGCSSSNSIKTYEDSPTKITLSKAGPSYYICPIPGHCANGMKLLVNVVAAGTPSGTPPTTTPATPAPPTTTTPANNDSPPPPPPPPKISPASSLHMNLVGVPLVLATLMAVMG, encoded by the exons ATGGCCCTGGCAATAGCGTTCCTTATACTCATGGTGGCAGCTCCGGCTGCAGTTTATGGAGCTGAGCACACTGTTGGTGATACCCAGGGATGGAACCAAGGTGTAAATTATGACACTTGGGCTTCCGGCAAAACCTTCACCGTCGGTGACACTCTTG TGTTCAACTATGACAGTAGCCACAAAGTTGATGAGGTAAACCTAGCAGACTACAACGGTTGCAGTTCAAGTAATTCCATTAAAACCTATGAGGATAGTCCCACAAAAATCACCCTCTCCAAAGCTGGTCCAAGCTACTACATATGCCCTATCCCAGGTCACTGTGCTAATGGCATGAAGCTTTTGGTCAATGTTGTGGCGGCTGGCACCCCAAGTGGCACCCCGCCTACTACTACCCCCGCCACGCCAGCTCCACCCACCACCACAACTCCTGCCAATAATGACTCGCCACctccgccaccgccaccgcctAAGATATCACCAGCGAGTAGTCTTCACATGAATTTGGTTGGGGTTCCACTTGTGTTGGCAACCTTGATGGCAGTTATGGGCTAG
- the LOC112182131 gene encoding protein mago nashi homolog translates to MAGEEENSEFYLRYYVGHKGKFGHEFLEFEFRPDGKLRYANNSNYKNDTIIRKEVYVTPAVVRECRRIITESEIMKEDDQNWPEPDRIGRQELEIVMGNEHISFTTSKIGSLVDVQGSKDPEGLRIFYYLVQDLKCFVFSLISLHFKIKPI, encoded by the exons atgGCCGGAGAAGAAGAGAACAGCGAGTTCTACCTGAGGTACTACGTCGGCCACAAGGGGAAGTTCGGGCACGAGTTCTTGGAGTTCGAGTTTCGACCCGACGGGAAGCTCCGATACGCCAACAACTCCAACTACAAGAACGACACCATCATCCGCAAGGAGGTCTACGTCACCCCCGCCGTCGTCAGAGAGTGTCGCCGTATCATTACTGAGAGCGAG ATCATGAAAGAGGATGATCAGAACTGGCCGGAACCTGACCGTATTGGGCGGCAGGAGCTTGAGATTGTAATGGGGAATGAGCATATCTCCTTCACTACTTCAAAGATTGGATCCCTCGTTGATGTCCAGGGCAGTAAAGATCCTGAAGGTCTTCGCATCTTTTATTATCTTGTTCAG GATCTGAAGTGCTTTGTGTTCTCTCTCATCTCGCTCCACTTCAAGATCAAGCCTATATAA
- the LOC112166892 gene encoding uncharacterized protein LOC112166892, with the protein MSHNVFNRISSDLCRYDQYFVQKSDAAKKVELLPQQKLTCSLRMLAYGARANQCAEYCRMAKSTSIEALKRFTRGIINLYSAEYLRTPTPADLKRLLTKAERKGYYLADGIYPQWVTFLKSIPRPTRPKDLKFSQAQEGYRKDVERCFSILQTRFSIVRGAAHGWDREKLRYIMLTCIILHNMIIEDERPDDNDEDLESDEEEDNNMRPRLARVWEGPTGDDFDPVGRDGYYFNGFMDRYDAIRSANSHSNLQEDLIEYFWNVQGNMEI; encoded by the exons ATGAGTCACAATGTGTTCAACCGCATCTCTAGTGACCTTTGTCGCTATGACCAGTACTTTGTCCAGAAATCAGATGCTGCTAAGAAAGTCGAACTACTCCCCCAGCAGAAGCTGACATGTTCCTTAAGAATGCTTGCTTATGGTGCCAGGGCAAATCAATGCGCTGAGTATTGTCGGATGGCGAAATCTACCTCCATTGAGGCTCTGAAACGATTTACAAGAGGAATCATTAATCTGTACTCGGCAGAATACCTCCGGACTCCTACTCCGGCCGACCTCAAAAGACTTCTCACCAAAGCTGAGAGAAAAG GGTACTATCTCGCTGATGGTATCTATCCACAATGGGTGACTTTCCTGAAATCAATTCCAAGGCCTACACGACCCAAGGATCTAAAGTTTTCCCAGGCTCAGGAGGGGTACAGGAAGGATgtggaaagatgtttcagcATTTTACAGACGCGCTTTAGTATTGTTCGAGGAGCGGCTCATGGCTGGGATAGAGAAAAGCTTCGATACATCATGTTGAcgtgtattatattacacaacatgataatCGAGGATGAAAGACCAGATGACAACGATGAGGATTTGGAgtccgatgaagaagaggataacAATATGAGGCCCAGGTTGGCCCGGGTTTGGGAAGGACCGACCGGTGATGACTTCGATCCCGTTGGTAGAGATGGTTATTACTTCAACGGATTCATGGATCGATATGATGCCATTAGAAGTGCAAACAGTCACTCAAACCTTCAAGAAGATCTGATAGAGTATTTTTGGAACGTTCAAGGCAACATGGAGATCTAG